The following proteins come from a genomic window of Pirellula staleyi DSM 6068:
- a CDS encoding ROK family transcriptional regulator: MRVTSSGARPSMLRELNVRQVVAAVQKHGPLSRADITRLTGISGPTVTRAVMSLLDAGVFEEGALQQAAVGRPGKVVQLASKTVTVLGVVVGARTCEVVASGLDGEMLEGSIVQFATPAKYEQLVSEICRAAQQLVDAGGRTALAVGVSLPGLYDSRTGSTVVSPNVPQTNGRQLGADLAKKLELKTAVLQECDSLCQAEQTFGEARGCSDFAMLDISEGLGLGVMHGGRLLDGHSGLAGELGHVTVNLAGRKCGCGNVGCLETEATDTALATALGERLGRTLSFDDAMQMIQSGELDPEQELTQVLEYLAVGVAAVINIFNPSKLFIYGRVLDVQPTVFERLLALVARRALAPSRADCEIIRARGNKRLGAIAAAIEVATSVTNSDGQDV; encoded by the coding sequence ATGCGTGTCACGTCGTCGGGTGCCAGGCCCTCGATGCTTCGCGAGCTCAACGTCAGGCAAGTGGTCGCGGCTGTGCAAAAGCACGGACCGCTTTCGCGGGCCGACATCACGCGTTTGACAGGCATCAGTGGACCGACCGTCACCCGGGCGGTGATGTCGCTGCTCGATGCAGGGGTGTTCGAGGAAGGGGCGCTGCAACAGGCGGCTGTGGGTCGTCCCGGCAAAGTGGTTCAGCTTGCTAGCAAAACCGTCACCGTCCTCGGGGTCGTGGTTGGGGCTCGCACTTGTGAAGTAGTAGCCAGCGGCCTCGATGGTGAAATGCTCGAAGGATCAATAGTCCAGTTTGCCACGCCCGCGAAGTACGAACAACTGGTGAGCGAGATCTGCCGGGCTGCGCAGCAACTTGTCGATGCTGGTGGTCGGACCGCGCTGGCTGTCGGGGTGAGCCTTCCTGGGTTGTACGACAGCCGCACCGGTTCGACGGTTGTTTCCCCTAACGTGCCGCAAACCAACGGCCGTCAGCTGGGAGCCGATTTGGCAAAGAAGCTCGAGCTCAAAACGGCTGTGCTGCAGGAATGCGATTCGCTCTGTCAGGCCGAGCAGACGTTTGGCGAAGCGCGTGGCTGTAGCGATTTCGCGATGCTCGACATCAGCGAAGGTTTGGGGCTCGGCGTGATGCATGGTGGCCGCTTGCTCGATGGTCACAGCGGACTAGCCGGGGAACTGGGGCACGTGACGGTGAATCTCGCGGGACGCAAATGCGGCTGTGGCAACGTCGGTTGTCTCGAAACCGAGGCGACTGACACGGCGCTGGCCACCGCGCTAGGGGAACGTCTAGGGCGGACTCTCTCGTTTGATGATGCGATGCAGATGATTCAGTCGGGCGAGCTCGATCCCGAGCAAGAATTGACGCAGGTGCTTGAGTACCTGGCGGTCGGCGTGGCAGCGGTGATCAATATTTTCAATCCTAGCAAACTGTTCATCTACGGCCGCGTGCTCGACGTTCAGCCGACCGTCTTCGAGCGGCTGTTAGCGCTGGTTGCGCGGCGCGCACTGGCCCCCTCGAGAGCTGATTGCGAGATCATCCGCGCGCGAGGCAACAAACGCCTCGGCGCCATTGCCGCTGCCATCGAAGTGGCGACTTCGGTAACCAACTCCGACGGACAGGATGTCTAA
- a CDS encoding carboxymuconolactone decarboxylase family protein — MNDERQATVRLVDELGASGKVRQIFDDIKATKGIDRVPALWRALATAPDELELVWTSLKARMHPEAVGRESNLDAKTREIIALAVSATNGCSYCVNSHTAALRKQGVDQETLGEIMGIVSLFNSTNALAEGYQVEPDVFPPLD; from the coding sequence ATGAATGACGAGCGACAAGCGACCGTGCGATTGGTAGACGAACTGGGCGCAAGTGGCAAAGTGCGTCAGATCTTCGACGATATCAAGGCGACGAAGGGGATCGATCGTGTCCCCGCATTATGGCGCGCACTGGCAACAGCGCCTGATGAACTGGAACTCGTTTGGACGAGTCTCAAAGCGCGAATGCATCCCGAAGCCGTGGGACGCGAAAGCAATCTCGACGCCAAGACGCGCGAGATCATTGCCCTGGCAGTCTCGGCCACCAATGGCTGCAGCTACTGCGTGAACTCGCACACAGCAGCCCTTCGCAAACAGGGTGTCGATCAAGAGACGCTTGGCGAGATCATGGGGATTGTCTCGCTATTTAACAGTACGAACGCCCTCGCCGAAGGCTATCAGGTGGAGCCCGATGTCTTTCCACCTTTGGATTAA
- a CDS encoding DUF1501 domain-containing protein, whose translation MSFNQKPAGSFCHRTRREFLWEAGAKFTSLALTGMLGANAFFHKQSTAADGVTPFVNPLAPKLPHFAPKAKSVIFLFMYGGPSHVDTFDYKPKLYELDGQTIEVKTKGRGGSKNSGRVVGPKWSFKQYGESGQWVSELFPNLATEVDSLAFIKSMQADSPIHGSAMLQMNTGKILSGSPCLGSWINYGLGSESENLPGFVVMLDPTGGPISGAKNWSSGYMPASYQATLMRSKGAPIIDLSPPEGMTREMQRKLLDELHTSNAEHQAGRAENTDLAARIASYELAYKMQMHAPEAVDLTQETAETLKLYGADDERTSEFGRRCILARRLVERGVRFIQLYSGGNHNDANWDAHGDLKKNHDYHAGRTDKPIAGLIKDLRQRGLLDETLIIWGGEFGRQPTAEYAEGTGRDHNSYGFTMWMAGGGIKGGQSVGATDELGAAAIEQPMHVKRLHATVLHQMGMNPNQLSYFYGGLEQKLVGVEPVEPIKELIS comes from the coding sequence ATGAGTTTCAACCAAAAGCCTGCCGGAAGTTTTTGCCATCGAACTCGGCGCGAGTTCCTCTGGGAAGCGGGGGCTAAGTTCACTTCGCTCGCCCTCACCGGCATGCTCGGCGCAAACGCCTTTTTCCATAAGCAATCGACAGCAGCGGACGGTGTCACGCCATTCGTCAATCCGCTAGCCCCTAAGCTTCCGCACTTTGCTCCCAAAGCCAAAAGTGTGATCTTCCTGTTCATGTACGGCGGCCCAAGCCACGTCGATACGTTCGACTATAAGCCAAAACTCTATGAGCTCGATGGTCAGACGATCGAAGTGAAAACCAAAGGGCGCGGTGGTAGCAAAAACTCGGGACGCGTCGTCGGTCCGAAGTGGAGCTTCAAACAATACGGCGAGTCGGGACAATGGGTTTCTGAACTCTTCCCCAATCTGGCCACCGAAGTCGATTCGCTGGCGTTCATCAAGAGCATGCAGGCCGACTCGCCGATTCACGGCTCGGCGATGCTGCAGATGAACACTGGTAAGATTCTCAGCGGCAGTCCCTGTCTTGGTTCGTGGATCAACTATGGACTCGGCAGCGAGAGCGAAAACTTGCCCGGGTTTGTGGTGATGCTCGATCCCACCGGGGGACCCATCAGTGGCGCAAAGAACTGGTCGAGCGGCTATATGCCGGCCAGCTACCAAGCCACACTCATGCGATCCAAGGGTGCGCCGATCATCGACCTGAGTCCTCCCGAGGGAATGACTCGCGAGATGCAGCGCAAACTGCTCGACGAACTACACACCAGCAATGCCGAGCACCAAGCGGGGCGTGCAGAAAACACCGATCTCGCCGCTCGCATTGCCAGCTACGAACTCGCGTACAAGATGCAGATGCACGCGCCCGAAGCGGTCGACCTGACGCAAGAGACAGCCGAGACTCTCAAGCTCTACGGTGCCGACGACGAACGGACATCCGAGTTTGGCAGGCGCTGCATACTGGCCCGACGACTTGTCGAACGGGGTGTGCGATTCATTCAACTGTACTCCGGTGGCAATCACAACGACGCCAACTGGGATGCTCACGGCGATCTGAAAAAGAACCACGACTATCACGCTGGTCGTACCGACAAGCCAATCGCCGGTTTGATCAAGGACCTGCGTCAACGTGGCCTGCTCGACGAAACGCTGATCATCTGGGGTGGCGAGTTTGGTCGTCAACCCACAGCCGAGTATGCCGAAGGGACCGGCCGCGATCATAACTCGTATGGCTTTACGATGTGGATGGCCGGTGGCGGCATCAAGGGTGGTCAAAGCGTGGGTGCGACCGACGAACTCGGCGCTGCTGCTATCGAACAACCGATGCACGTGAAGCGTCTGCATGCGACCGTGCTGCATCAGATGGGAATGAATCCCAATCAGCTGTCGTACTTCTACGGCGGACTCGAGCAGAAATTGGTGGGTGTCGAACCGGTCGAGCCGATCAAAGAGCTGATCTCGTAG
- a CDS encoding VTT domain-containing protein, producing MLQYLRPMLPMVIVLLVPIIPFLLFSDSIDMWFAAWQKNPPPPAMVALIVIALLATDVFLPVPSSLVTTLAGSQLGALLGILASFLGMTLGAVLGFALARWWGPPLVSWLTRADDLARTEKLSQKFGPLLILAGRGVPVLAEATVLLVGMHRMPWKVFLPPMLLSNLVLAIAYGLMGSFSNILGGMPLVMGISIVVPVLLVALFRAFSGSGEPATPSPTAPPPSRESQ from the coding sequence GTGCTCCAATATCTCAGGCCGATGCTGCCGATGGTGATCGTCCTTTTGGTGCCGATCATCCCTTTTTTGCTGTTTAGCGACTCGATCGACATGTGGTTCGCAGCCTGGCAGAAGAATCCTCCTCCACCGGCGATGGTCGCTTTGATCGTCATTGCCCTGCTGGCAACGGATGTTTTTCTGCCAGTTCCGTCGAGTCTGGTCACCACGCTGGCTGGCTCGCAGCTCGGCGCGCTGCTGGGCATTCTCGCCAGCTTCCTGGGAATGACCCTGGGAGCGGTGCTCGGTTTTGCTCTCGCGCGGTGGTGGGGCCCGCCGCTGGTAAGCTGGCTGACGCGCGCCGATGATCTGGCCCGTACGGAAAAACTCTCGCAAAAATTTGGCCCGCTCCTGATCCTTGCCGGACGTGGTGTGCCGGTCTTGGCCGAAGCAACTGTGCTGCTGGTAGGGATGCATCGCATGCCGTGGAAAGTGTTTCTGCCGCCGATGCTGCTGAGCAATCTGGTGCTTGCGATCGCTTATGGGCTGATGGGAAGTTTTTCGAACATTCTCGGAGGGATGCCGCTGGTGATGGGAATTTCCATCGTGGTGCCAGTGCTGCTCGTCGCCTTGTTCCGAGCTTTCAGCGGCAGCGGCGAGCCTGCAACTCCTTCGCCGACCGCCCCTCCACCCTCGCGCGAGTCGCAGTGA
- a CDS encoding DUF1549 domain-containing protein, with protein MRRLYLALPRLFATCLTLVVSTAFGQATEKPLDFNRDVQPILAKNCYQCHGPNDAEGGLRLNSQEASRAVLESGLKAIVPGKPDESELLRRVTSTDHSERMPPEGKGLSAAQVDTLKRWIASGAEWEQYWAFRPVVKPAVPEVTDKSWAKGPIDAFILAQLEAANLKPAPAADKVTLLRRITYDLTGLPPTWAEWEAFRDDSSPEAYEKVVDRLLASKHYGEHWARKWLDVVRYAETNSFERDNPKPHVWRYRDYVINAFNDDIPYTQFIREQLAGDELDNPTPESLIATGYYRLGLWDDEPADRELARFDELDDLVATTSQAFLGLTINCARCHDHKIDPLPQKDYYAMAAFFSNIRPMQTRGDHIEQVLFRTDADRQNYQNELENLQKQRDEFQARVAESEAKFRAALAAKNGEGKPDSSDLDSLRYSYYRESWDNLPDFAMFKAERSGDVPSKRFDISIADRPDAFGFVFEGTLNVPADGQYTFHLDSDDGSRLIVDGKELIKYDGIHGEGTVQKIEVALTQGQKPIKLEYFQRGGGRGLTMSWKGPNFDFRPLSATPDKQERIDIEQVINTQGESLLGRDAVREYRRLKREQNELRGRQVPADYALTITEYGHRGREMFLLERGNPQSPGPLVAPGFPGVLDSSVPAMPELPESAKTSGRRRILADWIASDKNLLTARVMVNRVWQHHFGRGIVRSPNNFGGLGTPPTHPQLLDWLAADLMEHDWRLKRLHKSMVMSNVYQMSSRPSADALEKDPANDLFSRFDMRRLGAEEVRDTLLATSGTLNTKMLGPSIYPEISAEVLAGQSVPGAGWQKSSPEEASRRSVYIHVKRSLLTPLLSAFDLPDPDFSCDSRFSTTQPAQSLAMLNGKFTGDMATAFAQRIAKEAGDDPKQRIAAAYRIALCREPSEVEIDRHLKLIDTLEKEHAQSKESAWRLFCLTVLNLNEYLYLD; from the coding sequence ATGCGTCGTCTTTATCTAGCTCTCCCTCGCCTGTTTGCGACCTGTCTCACGTTGGTGGTGTCGACCGCCTTCGGTCAAGCGACCGAAAAGCCGCTCGACTTCAACCGCGATGTGCAGCCCATCTTGGCGAAAAATTGCTACCAATGCCACGGCCCCAACGACGCCGAAGGTGGTCTGCGGCTGAACAGCCAAGAGGCTTCGCGAGCCGTTCTCGAATCGGGGCTGAAGGCGATTGTCCCAGGTAAACCAGACGAAAGCGAACTGCTGCGGCGGGTCACCAGCACCGATCACAGCGAGCGTATGCCGCCCGAAGGGAAAGGACTCAGCGCCGCGCAAGTCGACACCCTGAAGCGCTGGATCGCATCGGGAGCCGAGTGGGAACAATACTGGGCATTCCGCCCTGTCGTCAAACCGGCCGTGCCCGAAGTTACCGACAAGAGCTGGGCAAAAGGGCCGATCGATGCCTTCATTCTGGCTCAGCTCGAGGCCGCGAATCTGAAGCCTGCACCAGCAGCCGACAAAGTCACGCTGCTGCGGCGCATCACCTACGATCTCACCGGGCTTCCACCAACGTGGGCCGAGTGGGAAGCCTTTCGCGACGACAGCAGCCCCGAGGCTTATGAGAAAGTAGTCGACCGCTTGTTGGCCTCGAAGCACTACGGCGAACATTGGGCGCGGAAGTGGCTCGATGTCGTGCGCTATGCTGAAACCAACAGCTTCGAGCGCGATAACCCCAAGCCGCACGTTTGGCGATATCGCGACTACGTGATCAACGCGTTTAACGACGACATACCCTACACGCAGTTCATTCGCGAACAGCTCGCGGGTGACGAACTCGACAACCCAACTCCCGAATCGCTGATTGCGACCGGCTATTATCGCCTCGGATTGTGGGACGACGAACCAGCCGATCGCGAACTCGCGCGGTTCGACGAGCTCGACGATCTCGTGGCGACCACCAGCCAGGCATTTCTCGGTTTAACGATCAACTGCGCTCGCTGCCACGATCATAAAATCGATCCGCTGCCGCAAAAAGACTACTACGCTATGGCAGCGTTCTTCTCGAACATTCGCCCGATGCAAACCCGGGGCGATCACATCGAGCAGGTGCTGTTTCGCACCGATGCAGATCGCCAGAACTATCAAAATGAGCTGGAAAACCTCCAAAAACAGCGCGACGAATTCCAAGCACGCGTAGCTGAATCGGAAGCGAAATTTCGGGCAGCTTTGGCCGCCAAGAACGGAGAGGGCAAGCCCGACTCGAGCGATCTCGACTCGCTCCGCTACAGCTATTACCGCGAATCGTGGGACAACCTTCCCGACTTTGCGATGTTCAAAGCCGAGCGGTCGGGTGATGTTCCATCGAAGCGATTCGATATCTCGATCGCCGATCGTCCCGATGCTTTTGGGTTTGTCTTCGAGGGAACTTTGAATGTTCCAGCCGATGGCCAATACACGTTTCATCTCGATTCCGATGATGGATCGCGATTGATCGTCGATGGGAAGGAACTGATCAAGTACGACGGCATTCATGGTGAAGGGACTGTGCAGAAGATCGAGGTCGCACTCACGCAGGGTCAGAAGCCCATCAAGCTCGAGTATTTCCAGCGTGGTGGTGGTCGAGGTCTCACGATGAGCTGGAAAGGACCGAATTTCGATTTCCGCCCTCTCTCGGCAACTCCCGACAAGCAAGAGCGGATCGACATCGAGCAGGTCATCAACACCCAAGGCGAAAGTTTGCTCGGACGAGACGCAGTGCGCGAGTATCGTCGCCTGAAGCGCGAGCAGAATGAATTACGCGGCCGTCAGGTCCCTGCCGACTATGCCCTCACGATCACCGAGTATGGTCATCGTGGCCGCGAGATGTTTTTGCTCGAACGTGGTAATCCACAATCGCCCGGTCCCCTGGTTGCGCCCGGTTTTCCTGGTGTGCTCGATAGCAGCGTGCCGGCGATGCCAGAACTTCCCGAGAGTGCCAAAACGTCGGGACGTCGTCGCATTCTCGCCGACTGGATTGCGTCGGACAAAAACTTGCTAACTGCACGGGTGATGGTCAACCGCGTTTGGCAGCATCACTTCGGACGAGGTATTGTCCGCAGCCCGAACAACTTTGGTGGCCTGGGAACTCCTCCCACCCATCCTCAATTGCTTGATTGGCTCGCTGCTGACCTGATGGAGCACGATTGGCGACTCAAGCGTCTGCATAAGTCGATGGTGATGTCGAACGTCTATCAAATGTCGTCGCGTCCCTCGGCTGATGCACTCGAAAAGGACCCTGCCAACGATCTCTTCTCGCGGTTTGATATGCGCCGGCTCGGGGCGGAGGAAGTGCGCGACACTTTGCTCGCCACCAGCGGAACGCTGAACACCAAAATGCTCGGCCCATCGATCTACCCAGAGATCTCGGCTGAGGTGCTCGCCGGTCAATCTGTTCCGGGTGCAGGCTGGCAGAAGAGTAGTCCTGAAGAGGCTTCGCGACGAAGCGTCTACATCCACGTCAAGCGATCGCTCCTCACTCCCCTGCTGAGTGCGTTCGATCTGCCTGATCCCGATTTCAGCTGCGACTCGCGGTTCTCGACCACGCAGCCTGCTCAGTCACTGGCAATGCTCAATGGCAAATTCACTGGCGATATGGCCACCGCATTTGCTCAGCGAATTGCGAAAGAAGCGGGGGACGATCCGAAGCAGCGCATTGCAGCCGCTTATCGCATTGCCTTGTGCCGCGAACCTTCCGAGGTGGAAATCGATCGCCATTTGAAGCTGATCGATACCCTCGAGAAAGAACATGCTCAGTCGAAAGAGTCTGCCTGGCGGCTCTTTTGCCTCACCGTGCTGAACCTTAACGAGTACCTCTATCTCGACTAA
- a CDS encoding YjhG/YagF family D-xylonate dehydratase, whose product MTSPSILDSGDPSLFDITTAAAGPTGKLPLTDEILRTWSSGDLFGLTQNAGMGWKPEDLLGPQYLIVSTQGGLRAENGQPIALGFHSGHWEVGLLVAAAAREVKSLGGVPFAAYVSDPCDGRTQGTTGMFDSLPYRNDAAVVMRRLIRSLPQRQAVIGVATCDKGLPAMMLALAGMKKLPGVIVPGGVTLPPIAGEDAGKVQSIGARYAHGEISLDEASAAGCAACATPGGGCQFLGTAATSQVVAEALGMSLPHSALAPSGQPIWLDIATRSARAVHQLAQQNRTLGHILTRDSLHNAMVVHAACGGSTNLLLHIPAIAFAAELPRPTVDQWSEINREVPRFVSVLPNGPVNHPTVRLFLAGGVPEMMLHLRALDMLKLDAMTVAGISLGDVLEWWEHSDRRKAVREELQRRDGVNPDDVIIPPAEARKRGLTSTVCFPTGNLCPEGSVIKATAIDPAVVDADGVYRKLGPARVFTTEREAVAAIKGEGEPIKPGDILVLISRGPMGSGMEETYQITSALKFLKWGREVAVLTDARFSGVSTGACIGHVGPEALAGGPIGKLRDGDMIRIEIDRNNLVGTVDFVGLPGGIVEPDEAAMLLAMRPTRRDLSPDNELPGDTKLWAALQAVGGGTWGGCVYDVDRIVALLEAGKAALQPKSRIGR is encoded by the coding sequence ATGACCTCTCCATCGATTCTTGATTCGGGCGACCCATCGCTTTTCGACATCACTACTGCTGCTGCCGGTCCGACGGGCAAGTTGCCACTCACCGACGAGATACTGCGGACCTGGTCGAGTGGCGACTTGTTTGGGCTCACTCAAAACGCGGGGATGGGGTGGAAGCCCGAGGATTTGCTGGGGCCACAGTATTTGATCGTTAGCACCCAAGGTGGTTTGCGCGCCGAGAATGGACAGCCGATCGCGCTCGGCTTTCACTCGGGGCACTGGGAAGTGGGGCTGCTGGTCGCCGCCGCAGCGCGGGAAGTGAAGTCGCTCGGCGGTGTGCCGTTTGCAGCCTATGTCAGCGACCCTTGCGATGGCCGAACGCAAGGGACGACCGGCATGTTCGACAGTCTCCCCTATCGCAACGACGCGGCGGTGGTGATGCGCCGGTTGATTCGCTCGCTCCCTCAGCGTCAGGCGGTGATTGGTGTCGCAACCTGCGACAAAGGGCTCCCCGCCATGATGCTCGCGCTGGCGGGGATGAAAAAACTTCCCGGCGTGATTGTTCCTGGAGGTGTGACGCTCCCGCCGATTGCGGGCGAAGATGCCGGCAAAGTGCAAAGCATCGGCGCACGCTATGCCCACGGCGAAATCTCGCTCGACGAAGCGTCGGCTGCGGGGTGCGCTGCTTGTGCCACGCCTGGTGGTGGATGCCAGTTCCTCGGAACAGCCGCCACGTCGCAAGTGGTGGCCGAAGCGCTCGGCATGAGCTTGCCTCATAGCGCACTGGCGCCGAGCGGTCAGCCGATCTGGCTCGACATCGCCACGCGAAGTGCTCGCGCCGTGCATCAACTGGCTCAGCAGAATCGGACACTCGGCCACATTCTCACCCGCGATAGCTTGCACAACGCCATGGTGGTGCATGCTGCCTGCGGCGGTTCCACCAACTTGCTACTACATATACCTGCCATCGCATTTGCGGCGGAATTGCCACGCCCCACCGTCGACCAGTGGAGCGAAATCAACCGCGAAGTCCCTCGCTTTGTTTCGGTACTTCCCAACGGTCCGGTGAATCATCCGACCGTGCGACTCTTTCTCGCGGGAGGTGTGCCGGAAATGATGCTCCACCTTCGCGCGCTCGATATGCTCAAGCTCGACGCAATGACTGTGGCCGGTATTTCGCTCGGCGATGTGCTCGAGTGGTGGGAACATTCCGATCGCCGTAAAGCGGTCCGTGAAGAGCTTCAGCGCCGCGATGGCGTGAACCCCGACGACGTGATCATTCCACCGGCCGAAGCACGCAAACGAGGACTCACCAGCACCGTTTGTTTTCCGACCGGCAATCTCTGTCCCGAAGGTTCGGTGATCAAAGCGACGGCGATCGATCCTGCTGTCGTCGATGCGGATGGTGTGTATCGCAAGCTCGGCCCAGCACGTGTCTTCACCACCGAGCGCGAAGCTGTCGCGGCGATCAAGGGTGAAGGAGAACCGATCAAGCCGGGAGATATTTTGGTACTCATCAGCCGCGGACCGATGGGCTCGGGGATGGAAGAGACCTACCAGATCACGTCGGCGCTGAAGTTTTTGAAGTGGGGGCGCGAGGTTGCCGTCCTCACCGATGCGCGATTCTCGGGGGTCAGTACCGGCGCGTGCATTGGGCATGTCGGTCCTGAAGCACTCGCGGGGGGACCGATCGGCAAACTGCGTGACGGCGATATGATTCGGATCGAAATCGATCGCAACAATCTGGTGGGAACCGTCGATTTCGTCGGACTACCCGGTGGAATCGTGGAGCCTGATGAAGCAGCGATGCTGCTGGCAATGCGCCCCACTCGCCGCGACCTCTCTCCCGACAATGAACTGCCGGGAGACACCAAACTCTGGGCCGCGCTGCAAGCCGTTGGTGGTGGCACCTGGGGAGGCTGCGTTTACGACGTCGATCGTATCGTGGCCCTGCTCGAAGCGGGAAAAGCCGCGCTGCAGCCCAAATCGCGCATCGGGCGATAA